The following coding sequences lie in one Sulfuricurvum sp. genomic window:
- a CDS encoding nucleotidyltransferase domain-containing protein, whose protein sequence is MTTNIKKSDILDYLLQHFQEFKTKYNVEQIGLFGSYARDEAKENSDIDIFVKMKPSLFDMVAIKEQIENDLHKKVDIVREHKHMKPLFLEMIKRDVIYAQ, encoded by the coding sequence ATGACGACAAACATTAAAAAGTCAGATATTTTAGACTACCTTTTACAACATTTTCAAGAGTTCAAAACCAAATATAATGTCGAACAAATCGGACTGTTTGGAAGTTACGCACGTGACGAAGCCAAAGAGAACAGTGACATCGATATTTTTGTCAAAATGAAGCCCTCATTGTTCGATATGGTCGCGATCAAAGAGCAGATTGAAAATGATCTGCACAAAAAAGTGGACATTGTCCGTGAACACAAACACATGAAACCTCTCTTTTTAGAGATGATCAAGCGAGATGTGATTTATGCACAATGA
- a CDS encoding DUF4357 domain-containing protein produces the protein MNNLLPNKLRELGEKGDSFVSIFQTTDIDWLSTLYHRLLRNGDLFEFNEQTYNRQPSAAIKKYIEFLQQKNQQKTVFSLNQILYGPPGTGKTYNTINKALAIIDGNVPSERKEAKAKFEEYRKSGQIEFVTFHQSYGYEEFVEGIRAIPVGEEGNEDGEEMIYAVKDGIFKRMSKTSLENYTKSSNPISSKRKFFLHAKTLNIQAEMIEEDANTYRVLKGSKIRKGQAASFENYNYVALKNKLLEHAKLKEEAEFYIMEEDYIFQSMSAASSVILGRQSNGYTDWKEISVENNLFNLDQEKRNYILIIDEINRGNISKIFGELITLIEPSKRIGADEAIKLQLPYSNEEFGVPQNLYIMGTMNTADRSIALMDTALRRRFHFEEMMPDLETLNDKMIEGIDLKKILSTINQRVEYLYDRDHTIGHAYFIDVKSKADLDDVMRNKIFPLLQEYFYDDWEKILMVLGDGFIEKREVKSDIFDYKPDDYLEDEKFIYSIKESFDYTKLQS, from the coding sequence ATGAATAATTTATTACCTAATAAATTAAGAGAGTTAGGTGAGAAAGGTGATTCATTTGTATCAATTTTTCAGACTACAGATATTGATTGGTTGAGTACTCTATATCATCGACTTCTTCGTAATGGTGATCTTTTTGAATTTAATGAACAGACTTATAACAGACAACCAAGTGCTGCAATCAAGAAATATATTGAATTTTTACAACAAAAAAATCAACAGAAAACTGTTTTTTCTCTAAATCAAATTCTCTATGGTCCTCCCGGCACAGGAAAAACCTATAACACAATTAACAAAGCGTTAGCAATTATCGATGGAAATGTTCCAAGTGAGCGAAAAGAGGCAAAAGCCAAATTTGAGGAGTACCGCAAATCGGGACAAATAGAGTTTGTCACATTTCATCAAAGCTACGGGTATGAAGAGTTTGTCGAAGGAATCAGAGCTATACCCGTCGGAGAAGAGGGAAATGAAGACGGCGAAGAGATGATTTACGCTGTTAAAGATGGAATTTTTAAAAGAATGTCTAAAACATCATTGGAAAATTACACCAAAAGCAGTAATCCCATTTCAAGTAAAAGAAAATTTTTCCTTCATGCTAAAACATTGAATATCCAAGCTGAAATGATCGAAGAAGATGCTAACACCTACAGAGTATTAAAAGGCTCAAAAATCCGTAAAGGTCAAGCCGCATCATTTGAAAATTACAACTATGTTGCACTGAAAAACAAACTTTTAGAACATGCCAAACTAAAAGAAGAAGCAGAGTTTTATATTATGGAAGAGGATTATATTTTCCAAAGTATGAGTGCAGCATCTTCGGTGATTCTCGGAAGACAATCAAACGGTTATACCGATTGGAAAGAGATTTCTGTAGAAAATAATTTGTTCAATCTTGATCAAGAAAAACGAAACTACATTCTTATTATCGACGAAATTAATCGCGGTAATATTTCTAAAATCTTCGGAGAACTTATTACTTTGATTGAACCGAGTAAGCGTATCGGTGCAGATGAAGCGATCAAGCTCCAACTCCCTTATAGTAATGAAGAGTTTGGTGTTCCTCAAAACCTCTATATCATGGGAACTATGAACACGGCAGATCGTAGTATTGCGCTCATGGATACGGCGTTACGCCGACGGTTTCATTTTGAAGAGATGATGCCCGATTTGGAAACGCTAAATGACAAAATGATTGAGGGGATTGATCTCAAAAAAATTCTCTCAACAATTAATCAGCGTGTCGAATATCTCTATGATCGGGATCACACGATTGGGCATGCCTATTTTATCGACGTTAAAAGCAAAGCAGATTTAGACGATGTGATGCGTAACAAAATTTTCCCTCTTTTGCAGGAATATTTTTACGACGATTGGGAAAAGATTTTAATGGTATTGGGTGATGGCTTTATCGAAAAAAGAGAAGTAAAATCGGATATTTTTGATTATAAACCCGATGACTATCTCGAAGATGAAAAATTCATCTATTCGATCAAAGAGAGTTTTGATTACACAAAACTGCAATCATGA
- the hisF gene encoding imidazole glycerol phosphate synthase subunit HisF yields the protein MDNNYFAKRIIPCLDVKDGRVVKGVNFVGLKDAGDPVEVAKRYNEEGADEITFLDITASHEERDTIVHIVEQVAKEVFIPLTVGGGIRVLDDIYKLLAVGCDKVSVNSAAIKRPEFINEGAKRFGSQCIVVAIDVKKTGDQYNVYLNGGRVDTGINALEWAKEVVDRGAGEILLTSMDADGTKAGFDLSITEQISRTVNVPVIASGGAGTMEHIKEAFEHGADAALAASIFHYKEIDIMDLKRYLSANGIPVRL from the coding sequence ATGGACAATAACTATTTTGCAAAACGGATAATCCCCTGTTTGGATGTAAAAGACGGACGAGTCGTAAAGGGTGTTAATTTCGTTGGACTTAAAGATGCGGGAGACCCTGTTGAAGTGGCAAAACGCTACAATGAAGAGGGTGCAGATGAGATTACTTTTTTGGATATAACCGCATCCCATGAAGAGCGGGATACGATCGTTCATATCGTCGAGCAGGTAGCGAAAGAGGTCTTTATCCCCCTCACTGTCGGCGGCGGGATCCGTGTGCTCGATGATATTTATAAACTCCTTGCCGTGGGCTGCGATAAAGTGAGCGTCAATTCTGCAGCGATCAAACGTCCTGAATTTATCAACGAAGGGGCCAAACGGTTCGGTTCCCAGTGCATCGTTGTCGCGATCGATGTTAAAAAGACGGGCGACCAATACAACGTCTATCTCAACGGCGGACGTGTCGATACGGGGATCAATGCGCTCGAATGGGCCAAAGAGGTAGTCGACCGCGGAGCAGGTGAAATTCTGCTTACCTCGATGGACGCCGACGGTACGAAAGCCGGATTTGATCTCTCTATCACCGAACAAATCAGCCGCACCGTCAATGTACCGGTCATAGCCAGCGGAGGAGCCGGGACGATGGAACACATCAAAGAGGCGTTCGAGCACGGTGCCGATGCGGCCCTGGCGGCGAGTATCTTCCACTACAAAGAGATCGATATTATGGATCTGAAACGTTATCTATCGGCTAACGGGATTCCGGTACGGCTCTAA
- a CDS encoding McrC family protein, with protein sequence MIIKEYEFLQCKDEQRPHFITRQNFEAIEKFVLENEPTVEYFKLTTKKGFGKVLQAQNFVGVIQTKDGTTIEILPKIAQNDDPKQAKEILFKMLRTVRNSPFKSFNSAHLQSAKMPLFEIFITMFLDELAKIVQRGIKSDYIAREENLSFLKGKLKMGEHIKYNFIHKERFFVEYAEFSSDRIENRLIKTSLQYLYKRSSSNRNQQRIREFLFVFDSISPSVDFEIDFSKVKLNRQMRDYEQVLIWCKTFLENNSFSPYKGDDLSFALLFDMNLLFESYVAAYLRRQYEHITTQDKTHHLAYENGSGKFRLKPDIVIHHNGQMIIADTKWKILDEEKTNNGVTQSDMYQLYAYGTKYEECKDMYLIYPKSKEVQGTHFHYFKESTCKSNQGLNLKVVFFDLINNKVCDDSLCR encoded by the coding sequence ATGATTATCAAAGAGTACGAATTTTTACAGTGTAAAGATGAGCAAAGACCTCATTTTATCACACGTCAAAATTTTGAAGCGATTGAAAAATTCGTGCTCGAAAACGAACCGACCGTTGAATATTTCAAACTTACTACCAAAAAAGGTTTTGGCAAAGTATTGCAAGCACAAAATTTTGTGGGAGTGATCCAAACCAAAGACGGCACGACCATCGAAATTCTCCCTAAAATCGCTCAAAACGACGATCCGAAACAAGCAAAAGAGATTTTGTTTAAAATGCTTCGGACGGTCCGAAACTCCCCTTTTAAAAGTTTTAATTCGGCACATTTGCAGAGTGCTAAAATGCCTTTGTTTGAGATATTTATTACGATGTTTTTGGATGAGCTTGCCAAAATCGTTCAGCGTGGAATCAAAAGCGATTACATTGCCCGCGAAGAGAATCTCTCTTTTCTCAAAGGGAAGCTCAAAATGGGAGAGCATATCAAATATAACTTTATTCATAAAGAGCGTTTTTTTGTCGAGTATGCAGAGTTTAGCAGTGATCGTATTGAAAATAGGCTGATCAAAACCTCGTTGCAATATCTTTATAAACGCTCTTCCTCTAACCGTAATCAGCAACGAATTCGAGAATTTTTGTTTGTATTCGATTCGATTTCACCGTCGGTGGATTTTGAAATAGATTTCTCTAAAGTAAAACTCAATCGACAGATGAGAGATTATGAGCAAGTCTTGATTTGGTGCAAAACATTTTTGGAGAATAACAGCTTTAGCCCTTACAAAGGAGATGATCTTTCGTTCGCACTTTTGTTTGATATGAATTTACTATTTGAAAGCTATGTAGCGGCATATTTGCGCCGACAGTATGAGCATATCACTACTCAGGATAAAACACACCATTTGGCGTATGAAAACGGTTCGGGGAAATTTAGACTCAAACCCGATATCGTTATTCATCACAATGGGCAGATGATCATTGCCGATACCAAATGGAAAATTTTAGACGAAGAGAAAACAAACAATGGTGTCACGCAAAGTGATATGTATCAGCTTTACGCATACGGCACAAAATACGAGGAATGCAAAGATATGTATTTGATTTATCCAAAAAGTAAAGAAGTGCAAGGAACCCATTTTCACTATTTCAAAGAATCAACTTGTAAATCAAATCAAGGTCTAAATCTAAAAGTAGTATTCTTCGATTTAATTAACAATAAGGTGTGTGATGATTCTCTGTGCCGGTAA
- a CDS encoding outer membrane protein OmpK, with protein MKRAFIISALLTAQLSAFSTTNIQYLYGNFEGPTFLDTQSGNKQTVTIEHYRTFEYGDLFTFADYVHAPKGLRFTDKKNDLYGEFSPRLSLNKIADIAPSEGLVKEWYTAFQYNGSSTYHAWLYGIGSDLNIPGFSVFGLNLYRKIQDVGIDTYQLSANYYVPLGERWHFEGFSDWTTRDFLSQNQLLFDLAPNIGISKGKLEIGTEWHYYHENSYHSDNDVFQAMIKYVW; from the coding sequence ATGAAACGGGCGTTCATCATCAGTGCGCTCCTTACAGCCCAATTAAGTGCCTTTTCGACCACTAACATCCAATATCTCTACGGAAATTTTGAAGGTCCTACCTTCCTCGATACCCAAAGCGGAAACAAGCAGACAGTAACCATAGAGCATTATCGGACATTTGAGTATGGGGATTTGTTTACTTTCGCCGATTACGTACACGCCCCGAAAGGGCTCCGTTTTACCGATAAAAAGAATGATCTCTACGGTGAATTTTCCCCCCGCTTAAGCCTCAATAAAATTGCGGATATTGCACCTTCCGAGGGGCTTGTAAAAGAGTGGTATACCGCATTTCAGTACAACGGTTCCAGTACCTATCATGCATGGCTTTACGGAATCGGGAGCGACTTAAACATTCCGGGGTTCAGCGTATTTGGACTCAATCTCTACCGAAAGATCCAAGATGTGGGAATCGATACCTATCAGCTCTCGGCAAACTACTATGTTCCTTTGGGTGAACGTTGGCATTTTGAAGGATTTTCCGACTGGACGACACGAGATTTTTTAAGCCAAAACCAGCTGTTGTTTGATCTTGCGCCGAACATTGGAATATCAAAAGGGAAATTAGAAATCGGAACGGAGTGGCATTACTACCATGAAAACAGTTATCATAGCGATAACGATGTCTTTCAGGCAATGATTAAATATGTGTGGTAA
- a CDS encoding GGDEF domain-containing protein, producing MKIQRFAFLSLIGFFLIIGTLSGSFYYVERIGTLNYISENINQNIFRLEEDIQKSLQQNRLETIQTLLDQACAIDGAFGVLSLSMDGNSIAVSSSRSLTGKLIDEGYVPLSTISKELVEDEQLHYSSELNYYSGAEKKTAVLLIDLDRGFIFERLNHMAMLYGTILFLILGVVALSVLSGVRWLVIGPLERITRRAQNQDGAQEKYLIEELSILDQTLFDTFHSMQTQQNHLQDALNESRYLDGILRTVADINQLLITAKNIDELLEDSCQRLAEHPGYELCHIALKEKDALILKAYSNDSTGYLYPKMTTTFEGMKIDEGDPSIRAIRENKTVVIEHLEHESSWGAWRFIAEKGRYGSVISLPLVSAMDSSPLGVMTLYAKRSEGFEPKEISMLEELAGDIGFAMHSFGQREQLRYHLTTDQITDLPNRFTLVEALRGEDVCALAIINIDRFGDINEVYGVAIGDAILGGYGHWLRLKIASQKNIALYKMGSDEYALVASHCSELNLFITFLEELIVATQKESFVIEGIEIVLTITVGVARLSDRVLEHATAALKLAKRQRHSLEIFSSESKHEQENNIAWYKRIKEAIEEARIVPYFQPIVDNHSGAIIKYEALMRLIEADGSVSSPYLFLDIAKKTKLYPELTKIMIEQVVEVFKTSKLPVSLNLSTQDLVNPELADYLEQVISDNGVGQLMIFEILESEGIENYASVSAFVDRFKAIGCHFAIDDFGSGYSNFDHLLKLNIDTLKIDASLIKNLPHDRNAQIFVKHICDFAHEMGIDVVAEFVANEEIFKRVKEIGIDASQGYYFYEPSAVLVEGN from the coding sequence ATGAAAATACAACGGTTTGCTTTTTTAAGCCTAATCGGTTTTTTTCTGATTATCGGGACTTTATCGGGCAGTTTTTATTATGTTGAACGGATTGGAACGCTGAACTATATTTCTGAAAATATAAATCAAAATATTTTTCGTCTGGAAGAAGATATCCAAAAATCGCTCCAGCAAAATCGTTTGGAAACTATCCAAACTCTATTGGATCAAGCATGTGCAATCGACGGCGCATTTGGGGTACTTTCCTTGTCAATGGACGGTAACAGTATTGCTGTCTCTTCTTCACGTTCGTTAACCGGAAAATTGATCGATGAGGGGTATGTTCCGTTATCAACTATTTCAAAAGAGTTGGTAGAGGATGAGCAGCTCCATTATTCAAGCGAACTGAACTATTACTCAGGGGCAGAAAAAAAGACAGCCGTATTACTGATCGATTTAGACAGAGGATTTATTTTTGAACGGCTCAATCATATGGCAATGTTATACGGAACAATCCTCTTTCTCATTTTGGGAGTAGTTGCTTTAAGTGTGTTAAGCGGTGTTCGTTGGCTCGTAATTGGACCGCTTGAGCGGATAACACGGCGTGCACAAAATCAAGACGGAGCACAGGAAAAATATTTGATCGAAGAACTCTCCATCCTTGATCAGACATTGTTTGATACTTTTCATTCAATGCAAACCCAGCAAAACCATCTTCAAGATGCTCTGAACGAATCACGCTATCTGGATGGAATACTTCGTACGGTTGCCGATATTAATCAACTATTGATTACCGCTAAAAATATTGATGAGTTGTTAGAAGACTCGTGTCAGCGTTTGGCCGAACATCCGGGATATGAGTTATGTCACATTGCACTGAAAGAGAAAGATGCACTGATACTTAAAGCGTATTCGAACGATTCTACGGGATATTTGTATCCAAAAATGACAACCACGTTTGAAGGGATGAAAATTGATGAAGGGGATCCGAGTATTCGGGCGATCAGAGAGAACAAAACGGTCGTTATCGAGCATTTGGAGCATGAAAGTTCATGGGGAGCATGGCGTTTTATTGCAGAAAAAGGGCGATACGGATCGGTCATTTCACTTCCGCTGGTCAGCGCTATGGATTCTTCACCGTTAGGCGTGATGACTCTATATGCGAAACGTTCAGAGGGATTTGAGCCCAAAGAGATAAGTATGCTTGAGGAATTAGCAGGAGATATCGGGTTTGCAATGCATTCGTTTGGTCAGCGCGAACAGCTCAGATACCATCTAACAACTGATCAAATTACCGATTTGCCTAATCGATTTACTTTGGTTGAAGCGTTACGTGGAGAGGATGTCTGTGCCCTTGCCATTATCAATATTGACCGATTCGGTGATATTAACGAAGTATACGGGGTTGCAATCGGAGATGCTATTTTAGGCGGATACGGGCACTGGCTTCGCCTAAAGATAGCTTCACAGAAAAATATTGCTCTTTATAAAATGGGAAGTGACGAGTATGCATTGGTTGCTTCCCACTGCAGTGAGCTTAACTTGTTTATAACTTTTTTAGAAGAGTTGATTGTTGCGACGCAAAAAGAATCGTTCGTGATTGAGGGAATTGAGATAGTCCTTACGATTACCGTCGGAGTTGCTAGGTTGAGCGACAGAGTTTTGGAACATGCGACTGCGGCACTGAAACTGGCAAAACGGCAGCGGCACAGTCTGGAAATCTTTTCGTCCGAATCCAAGCATGAGCAAGAGAACAACATTGCTTGGTATAAGCGGATTAAAGAGGCCATTGAAGAAGCGCGCATAGTTCCCTATTTTCAACCGATTGTCGATAATCACAGCGGTGCGATTATCAAATACGAAGCCCTGATGCGTCTGATTGAGGCAGATGGAAGTGTAAGCTCTCCTTATCTCTTTTTAGACATTGCAAAAAAAACGAAGCTCTATCCCGAATTGACAAAAATTATGATTGAACAAGTTGTGGAAGTTTTTAAAACGTCTAAACTGCCTGTGAGTCTGAACCTTTCGACCCAAGACCTTGTAAACCCTGAATTAGCCGATTACCTGGAACAAGTCATTAGCGATAACGGAGTAGGGCAATTGATGATTTTTGAAATATTGGAAAGCGAAGGGATTGAAAACTATGCTTCCGTGAGTGCGTTTGTGGATCGTTTTAAAGCGATCGGATGTCATTTTGCTATCGATGATTTCGGTTCGGGATATTCGAATTTTGATCATTTGCTCAAACTGAACATTGACACGCTTAAAATTGACGCTTCCTTGATCAAAAATCTGCCGCATGATCGAAATGCGCAGATTTTCGTTAAGCATATTTGTGATTTTGCGCATGAAATGGGGATTGACGTGGTTGCTGAGTTTGTTGCCAATGAAGAGATATTTAAACGAGTCAAAGAGATTGGTATCGATGCCTCACAAGGGTACTATTTTTACGAACCGTCCGCTGTATTAGTCGAAGGGAATTAA
- the rsmA gene encoding 16S rRNA (adenine(1518)-N(6)/adenine(1519)-N(6))-dimethyltransferase RsmA: MQKDRAAIAKKKFGQNFLKDEAVLAQIIQSMPDTPHRIAEIGPGLGDLTKYLVDVKSVTAFEVDTDLCKHLTHQFADAIATNALTLRCGDVLEHWKSELLDEPYDLVANLPYYIATNIILKALADPACRNLLVMIQREVAEKFSAAPGERAFGALSVITQSVGEAEIVLHVPPTAFDPAPKVDSCVLLISKRTNRNDEGFEEFLRTAFTQPRKTLHKNLTARYDGDLLVRAFQELELERSIRPHQLDTSDFHRLYALIK; encoded by the coding sequence ATGCAAAAAGACCGTGCCGCAATTGCCAAAAAGAAATTTGGACAGAACTTTTTAAAAGATGAAGCTGTTTTAGCACAAATCATCCAATCGATGCCCGATACGCCTCATCGTATCGCAGAAATCGGGCCTGGATTAGGTGATTTAACTAAGTATTTAGTTGATGTCAAAAGTGTTACCGCTTTTGAGGTCGATACCGACTTGTGCAAGCATTTGACGCACCAATTTGCCGATGCTATCGCTACCAACGCCCTTACCCTCCGTTGCGGAGATGTGTTAGAGCATTGGAAGAGTGAGCTTTTGGATGAACCGTACGATTTAGTGGCCAATTTGCCTTACTATATCGCGACAAATATCATCCTCAAAGCCCTCGCCGATCCGGCGTGCCGAAACTTGCTTGTCATGATACAGCGTGAAGTGGCGGAGAAATTCTCTGCCGCACCCGGAGAGAGAGCTTTTGGAGCGCTCAGCGTAATTACGCAGAGTGTCGGAGAGGCGGAGATCGTTTTACACGTTCCTCCCACCGCATTCGATCCTGCTCCCAAAGTCGATTCGTGCGTACTGCTCATTTCTAAACGTACGAATCGTAATGATGAAGGGTTTGAAGAATTTTTACGAACGGCCTTTACACAGCCACGTAAAACCCTCCACAAAAATCTAACCGCACGCTATGATGGCGATCTTCTCGTTCGAGCCTTTCAAGAGCTTGAGCTAGAACGTTCCATCCGACCTCATCAGCTTGACACCTCTGACTTTCACCGGCTCTACGCCCTTATAAAATAA
- a CDS encoding HepT-like ribonuclease domain-containing protein, translating into MHNDRLLILRSTLEDIITSLKLIQQRFKSIQTADDFLKDEHGLEKLDSISMRLIAIGEGFKNVDKLTDYQLLEKYPEIPWKQVKGIRDILSHHYFDLDAETIFEICANEIDGLLSVTMTILDETYQQSES; encoded by the coding sequence ATGCACAATGATCGACTTTTGATCCTCCGTTCTACCCTCGAAGATATTATCACCTCGTTAAAACTCATCCAACAACGATTTAAAAGCATCCAAACGGCGGATGATTTTCTAAAAGATGAACATGGACTTGAAAAACTCGACAGCATCTCGATGCGTCTCATTGCTATCGGGGAGGGTTTTAAAAACGTCGATAAGCTCACCGATTACCAGCTTTTGGAAAAATACCCAGAAATTCCGTGGAAACAGGTCAAAGGGATACGAGATATTTTGTCCCATCACTATTTTGACCTCGATGCTGAAACGATTTTCGAGATTTGTGCGAATGAGATTGATGGATTGTTAAGTGTGACGATGACGATATTGGATGAAACATATCAACAATCAGAATCTTAA
- the rlmN gene encoding 23S rRNA (adenine(2503)-C(2))-methyltransferase RlmN: MPKLCILDYTKAELASVVKPSFRAKQIWGWIYHQYATSFESMANLPKAMREELANQYEIMPLKIARKECSTDGTIKYLFELSDGKTVETVWLKMKDESIDEEGNIEHEARYTVCVSTQVGCKVGCSFCLTAKGGFTRDLSAGEIVAQVLAVKMDNNLAAHRRLNIVYMGMGEPLDNLENLAKAITILKDEEGLSISGKRQTVSTSGLSTKIDKLGAMDLGVHIAISLHAVDDELRSELIPMNKAYNIASIIDAVKRFPIDTRKRVMFEYLVIKNKNDDLGSAKKLVKLLHGIKAKVNLIYFNPYEGSDYQRPTRADMVAFQEYLIKHGVLCTIRDSKGLDISAACGQLKEKELKEVI; encoded by the coding sequence GTGCCTAAATTATGTATTTTGGATTACACCAAAGCTGAACTCGCTAGCGTGGTGAAACCTTCCTTTCGTGCCAAACAGATTTGGGGCTGGATCTATCATCAGTATGCGACGAGTTTTGAGTCGATGGCGAATCTCCCCAAAGCGATGCGCGAAGAGCTGGCAAACCAATATGAAATTATGCCCCTCAAAATTGCTCGTAAAGAGTGTTCCACCGATGGGACGATCAAATATCTTTTCGAACTGAGTGACGGTAAGACCGTCGAGACGGTATGGCTCAAGATGAAGGACGAGAGCATCGACGAAGAAGGAAATATCGAACACGAAGCACGATATACCGTCTGTGTTTCGACGCAGGTCGGGTGTAAAGTGGGGTGTTCATTCTGTTTGACGGCAAAAGGGGGATTTACCCGTGATCTGAGTGCGGGGGAAATCGTAGCGCAGGTGCTGGCAGTCAAAATGGACAACAACCTCGCCGCACACCGCCGTCTCAACATCGTCTATATGGGGATGGGGGAACCGCTCGATAATCTCGAGAATCTGGCCAAAGCCATTACTATTCTCAAAGACGAAGAGGGATTATCGATTTCGGGGAAACGGCAAACGGTTTCCACAAGCGGGTTGAGTACGAAAATCGATAAGCTCGGTGCGATGGATTTGGGCGTTCACATCGCTATTTCGCTTCATGCGGTTGATGATGAGCTGCGCAGTGAATTGATACCGATGAATAAAGCGTATAATATCGCCTCCATCATTGATGCGGTAAAACGGTTTCCGATCGATACCCGTAAACGGGTAATGTTTGAATATTTGGTTATCAAAAATAAAAATGACGATCTTGGATCGGCAAAAAAACTGGTCAAACTGTTACACGGCATCAAAGCCAAAGTGAATCTGATCTATTTTAACCCGTATGAGGGGTCTGATTATCAGCGTCCGACCCGTGCCGATATGGTGGCGTTTCAAGAGTATCTGATCAAACACGGGGTACTTTGTACCATTCGCGATTCCAAAGGTCTGGATATCAGTGCGGCATGCGGACAGCTCAAAGAAAAAGAATTGAAGGAAGTGATATGA
- a CDS encoding purine-nucleoside phosphorylase, protein MILCAGNNETFDFAIPIGVGLIDSAINLTRHCLVHKPEFILFVGSAGSYGEHKIHEIIESKTAANIELGFLDKSAYTPIDNVVSAQTEQIKDVIVNSSNYITTSENAMVKMRALGMGLENMEFFSVMRVAQVFGIPAGGVFCVTNYCDANAHRDFIANHGFAKVLLREHLVNKGMIRA, encoded by the coding sequence ATGATTCTCTGTGCCGGTAATAACGAGACGTTTGATTTTGCTATCCCTATCGGTGTAGGTTTGATTGACAGTGCGATCAATTTGACTCGTCACTGTTTGGTTCATAAACCCGAATTTATCCTTTTTGTTGGAAGTGCCGGAAGTTATGGCGAACACAAAATCCATGAGATTATCGAGTCTAAAACAGCGGCTAACATCGAGTTAGGGTTTTTAGATAAAAGTGCCTATACTCCGATCGACAATGTCGTATCGGCACAAACGGAGCAGATCAAGGATGTTATCGTCAACTCCTCGAATTACATTACTACCAGCGAAAATGCTATGGTAAAAATGAGAGCACTTGGTATGGGACTCGAAAACATGGAGTTTTTTAGTGTTATGCGTGTAGCACAAGTCTTTGGTATTCCGGCGGGAGGCGTTTTTTGTGTTACGAATTATTGTGACGCGAATGCCCATCGTGACTTTATCGCTAACCATGGGTTTGCAAAAGTATTGCTTCGTGAACATCTGGTAAACAAAGGGATGATTCGTGCCTAA
- a CDS encoding M23 family metallopeptidase gives MRLLISLFLGFISLWGIDGYNGKSIIITLPSPAGVVSMNELNVSVLSHPLDPTKGIVFLPIDYYTPSGDINLTWISPGKITPLTLNVQSAPYPIETLSVDPALVSPPPEALERIARERAEAMAIYGHFTPIRYWNKPFIKPIESIITSEYGSARTYNGSLKSYHGGVDFRAKTPTPILASNDGIVVLTEERYYSGGTIIIDHGEGLYTCYFHLSRFDVNVGDYVKQGQPIALSGASGRITGPHLHFGIMVHGIQADPLDLLAQIDQLFQTAKISQ, from the coding sequence ATGCGTCTTTTGATCAGTTTATTTCTCGGATTTATATCTTTGTGGGGGATAGACGGGTACAACGGTAAAAGTATTATTATTACCCTCCCTTCGCCTGCGGGAGTCGTTTCCATGAATGAACTGAACGTCAGCGTTTTATCCCATCCACTCGATCCGACCAAAGGGATCGTCTTTCTTCCGATTGATTATTATACGCCTAGCGGTGACATCAATCTTACCTGGATTTCCCCGGGAAAAATCACTCCTCTAACGTTAAACGTCCAAAGTGCCCCATATCCTATTGAAACACTTAGCGTTGATCCTGCGCTCGTATCTCCTCCTCCGGAGGCGTTGGAGAGAATTGCCCGTGAACGTGCGGAAGCGATGGCGATTTACGGGCACTTTACCCCGATACGGTATTGGAACAAACCTTTTATCAAACCGATCGAGTCGATCATTACCAGTGAGTACGGTTCTGCTCGCACTTATAACGGAAGCCTCAAAAGCTATCACGGCGGAGTCGATTTTAGAGCCAAAACCCCTACACCTATTCTGGCCTCAAACGATGGTATCGTTGTCCTTACAGAGGAACGCTATTACTCCGGAGGGACGATTATCATCGATCACGGGGAAGGGCTGTACACCTGCTACTTCCATCTCAGCCGATTTGATGTCAACGTGGGTGATTACGTCAAACAAGGACAGCCTATTGCACTGAGCGGTGCTTCCGGCCGTATTACAGGGCCTCATCTTCATTTTGGGATTATGGTACACGGGATCCAAGCCGATCCTTTGGATTTACTCGCACAAATCGATCAATTATTTCAAACGGCTAAGATATCTCAATGA